TCATGCATGAATTGGCCTTGCGTGTGGGGGCGGAAAACCCACATCAATTTGCAGGGTATTTTGATCGACTGACAATGATGACAACGCAGGCTACGGGAAAATGGCGGTTAAATTTTAGCGGTGATAAGGCACTGTCAGCTCAGCAGCTTTATCTGTTGGCCAGAGTTGACGCGGATGTGGTTCACTTGCATCAGAACGGACCGGATGATCTATGGCGGGCAATGTGGGGCGACGTGCATATGCTATGGCAGCTATGTCGTACACGTCTGATCAGTGCGGGGCCAGTTCTAGATGACAGAATCTGGGAAAAAATCGAAAATGGGTGCGGCAGTGAGAGAGACTTTCTACTGACGATGGCCGAGTTTGAGGGGGAGTTTCTCTTGGCCGAGTTCTATGGAGTGACACCTGTGTTCCGTCACTTGACGGAGTCAATTGCACTTTACCGATTACACCGTGAAATGAGCGCAATCATCCCTCTTGGAATGGATGGGGCTGGTGTCGCTCGATGTGTTCGCTTGTGCCTTGAAGAGAAAACTATCGCGGAAAAACTGCAACGACTTGGTGTGCTCGACGGTGTTTGGGAAGAGTTGGCTGCAGTGGTAGGCATGCAGGGGGAGCGGATGCTGGCAGAGGATAGATGGGATATTCTCGCGTCAAAGCTGGATTGGATTGGGTAAAGATCGGGTCATACGGCAGCATTTTTAAATCCTATCGCGCTCTTGATATTTTATGCTTTCGACATTTTCTGGCGTTGGCCTGAGTTGGGGTAGGGCACACTACCTGATAGATTGCTCCATTGCCTGATAGAAGATAAATCGCCCCCCCCTCTCTCTTTTTGAGAGGCCCGGCCCTGTCCTCAGGATCAGCCTGCTGCTCGGTATGCCTGGTCTCTTGGTATTTTAGCCGCTAAAATTTTTCTGAGCATGCGCTCAGAAGCGGGCTTCTATATTGTAGGTCCAGTCAAGGTTGGGTTTACGCCAAAAGGAAGGTTTAGCCGAAGTGTTAGCCGAGAGTGCATCTCTGGTAAAAAATCCGTATACGCTTGAAAATTTTGGCTCTGGCATTTTTAACCCTATTTTTTCAAAGTTGAAGAGGCAGGTTTGTACGGATAAAGATTTGGAATGTGGCCTCAATGAGGCTCACAATACAGGGTTCTGAATCGCCCCCAGGAGAATTGTCATGGGCACCATTGCCGACACCTACATTTGCGCCCGTGTTGATACCCAGATTAAGGAGAGTGCCGCAAGTGTGCTCGAAGCGATGGACTTGTCGATTTCCGATGCCATCCGCCTTCTGATGCAGCACATCGCCGATGAACGTCGGTTGCCTTTCAACGTGAAGGTGCCTAACACCGTCACGAAAAAAGCCATTGCTGAACTGGAGGCGGGCAGGGGTAAGAAGCTCTCCAGTGTGAATGATTTGATGACGGACTTGCACATGGGAGATTGAGAGGTTTCCCATGTTTAGGCCCAGCTATAAACCTGAAACTAACACCGTTCCACTTCCTGAACGGTCTAGTGTTCGCCTCGCTAGGCTAGACATAAACAGAAAGGGGAGCAGGTGAAACTCAGTGACCTTTAGCGGCTACCTTCACTTCCTGGCGTTCAACTATCGGCCTCTGGCCGATTGATCAAGCCCATCGGGGCTTGACCGACAAGGTGTAAGCGCCCGCCTCAAGCGGGCGCTTACACCGCCTGGATATCCTGAAATATCCTGAATATCCTGCCAAAACCGCAAAATATCGGGCCGCTGTGGCACACCCTCGGGCCGCTGTGGCACACCCTCGGGCCGGTGTGGCACACCCTCGGGCCGGTGTGGCACGCTATCGGGCCGCTGTGACACGCTTTACCCTGTCTGTGGCATCTATTTCGATACCGATTTCGATCAACCCGACGGCATCATCCTTCAAGCGTCGCCGATAATTTCGCAGCATCATGCTGTTGATCGCCTCGCCTCCTACGGCACGAATCAAGGTGTCCAGGTGCCAGCCTCCTGCCGGATCGTGTCTGTGGGTGAGCACATGCCGTGCAAGCGCCTGACTGATCCCGTGTTGTAGCCGGGCAATGGGGGCAGGCGGGTAGTACAAAGACAAATCCCTTTCCAGCAACATCACTAGGGCAACTCCCAGCCGGACGCGCCACAAATGGCGCTCGCCGCCGGTAAGCGGATCACGGCGTGTCATGGGTGATGGCCTAACGTGATCAATCAGGCCGCCAATGATGCTGTCACCGGTGCTCTCCATTTTCGGCGTCACGATTTCTACCGTGGCAGCCCGCAGGTCGGTCAGCAGCTTCTTGATGCGGTCGTGGCTGTACTGGTGATCGGATAGCATCCGGCGCAGCTTCGCCGGATCAATCAGCAGCTCGATGCCGCCGTCCGATATTTCGCGGCGGCGCTCCGCCACATACAACATGGATTCCACAATATCGGCATGACGTTGACCCAGCCTGCCGGTTACACGGCATCGACCGAAACCGGTGTCTATCCACTGCCCGGCACGTTCCCGTGGGCGCTGGCTGGGCTGATAGATCATCACTCGTGCCTGCAAGGCCGTGCTGGTCGGGGCGACCTGATTACCAGTTGTCATTACCGCCCCTCGCTACGAATTTCAGCTTCGCGGGCGACTGGCGCTTCAGTCGCTCAAGTACAGCCGGCTTGAGTACGCCGCCCTCGTGCCGCCGTAACCAACATTCCTGAAAAGGTGCACCGTAGTTTGCTTTGCTGACGCCATAGCGGACAAAGAACCCCCGCTGTCCTTCATCAACACCCCATTCCTCGGCCTCGGCCTGCGTCATACCGGCCAGATACGACTGCCAGCGAATGTTATCGACCAGCACCGATGATCCACGGCTGGCCTTGACCTTCCCCCGCCCGGTATCCCAGTCATAAATTAGCAATCAGGACTGGTTGTGGATGGTTTTTCTCCCGGTATTCGACCGGGGTCAGGTAGCCCAGCGCACTATGTGGCCGAGCGGCGTTGTAATCCTGGCGCCAGGCTTCGATTTTCTGCTTGGCATCATGCAGGTTCCGAAAGACATGCTGGTTCAGACACTCTTCCCGAAACCGGCCATTGAAGCTTTCGATATGTGCATTGTCTACCGGCTTTCCCGGCCGAATGAATTGCAATCGAACTCCTCTTCGGCAGGCCCATTCATCAAG
This portion of the Microvirgula aerodenitrificans DSM 15089 genome encodes:
- a CDS encoding type II toxin-antitoxin system RelB/DinJ family antitoxin; the encoded protein is MGTIADTYICARVDTQIKESAASVLEAMDLSISDAIRLLMQHIADERRLPFNVKVPNTVTKKAIAELEAGRGKKLSSVNDLMTDLHMGD
- a CDS encoding helicase RepA family protein, translated to MLVDNIRWQSYLAGMTQAEAEEWGVDEGQRGFFVRYGVSKANYGAPFQECWLRRHEGGVLKPAVLERLKRQSPAKLKFVARGGNDNW
- a CDS encoding integrase core domain-containing protein, which produces LDEWACRRGVRLQFIRPGKPVDNAHIESFNGRFREECLNQHVFRNLHDAKQKIEAWRQDYNAARPHSALGYLTPVEYREKNHPQPVLIANL